In Excalfactoria chinensis isolate bCotChi1 chromosome 3, bCotChi1.hap2, whole genome shotgun sequence, one DNA window encodes the following:
- the LOC140250534 gene encoding F-box only protein 21-like isoform X2 has translation MPHISTAAALQICALLAALPAQYYISQWYGTQPAQRVRMTKRLIACRSSFTKSYLSLDLWADRLKLWLSEARTWYHGEKKIKSAYNEAENNSYFAASSHVHSPKPESIHFSVGQVIVHKTFGYLGVIVGWDVKAEAPEEWLQHKYPPEKQDVRDTPHYRILINNASGFGKSTAYVSEEEITITVGLQVHHPDLQVYFCGYDGSKYILQPWLRDIYPHD, from the exons ATGCCTCacatcagcacagctgcagccctgcagatctGCGCGCTGCTGGCTGCACTTCCTGCGCAGTACTACATATCCCAGTGGTATGGAACACAGCCTGCTCAGCGCGTCCGAATGACAAAAAG GTTAATTGCCTGTAGGAGCAGCTTTACGAAATCTTACTTGAGCCTGGACCTGTGGGCAGATCGTTTGAAGCTGTGGCTATCAGAGGCGAG GACCTGGTaccatggagaaaagaaaattaaaagtgcCTAcaatgaagcagaaaacaattcTTATTTTGCAG CTTCATCTCACGTTCACAGTCCGAAGCCTGAATCTATCCATTTCAGCGTGGGACAGGTGATAGTTCACAAAACATTTGGTTATTTGGGAGTCATTGTTGGATGGGATGTGAAAGCTGAAGCTCCAGAAGAATGGCTACAACACAAATATCCTCCAGAAAAACAG GATGTAAGAGATACTCCTCACTATCGAATTCTTATTAACAACGCAAGTGGATTTGGCAAATCTACCGCTTACGTTTCTGAGGAAGAGATAACAATCACTGTGGGATTACAG gTTCACCACCCTGATCTTCAAGTCTATTTCTGTGGATATGATGGATCAAAGTATATTTTGCAGCCGTGGTTGAGAGACATCTATCCTCATGACTGA
- the LOC140250534 gene encoding uncharacterized protein isoform X1, which produces MPHISTAAALQICALLAALPAQYYISQWYGTQPAQRVRMTKRLIACRSSFTKSYLSLDLWADRLKLWLSEARQGEGRKTERAKLAKLIEEEGRTWYHGEKKIKSAYNEAENNSYFAASSHVHSPKPESIHFSVGQVIVHKTFGYLGVIVGWDVKAEAPEEWLQHKYPPEKQDVRDTPHYRILINNASGFGKSTAYVSEEEITITVGLQVHHPDLQVYFCGYDGSKYILQPWLRDIYPHD; this is translated from the exons ATGCCTCacatcagcacagctgcagccctgcagatctGCGCGCTGCTGGCTGCACTTCCTGCGCAGTACTACATATCCCAGTGGTATGGAACACAGCCTGCTCAGCGCGTCCGAATGACAAAAAG GTTAATTGCCTGTAGGAGCAGCTTTACGAAATCTTACTTGAGCCTGGACCTGTGGGCAGATCGTTTGAAGCTGTGGCTATCAGAGGCGAG gcAGGGTGAAGGGAGGAAGACTGAAAGAGCAAAGCTGGCAAAGCTCATAGAAGAGGAGGGAAG GACCTGGTaccatggagaaaagaaaattaaaagtgcCTAcaatgaagcagaaaacaattcTTATTTTGCAG CTTCATCTCACGTTCACAGTCCGAAGCCTGAATCTATCCATTTCAGCGTGGGACAGGTGATAGTTCACAAAACATTTGGTTATTTGGGAGTCATTGTTGGATGGGATGTGAAAGCTGAAGCTCCAGAAGAATGGCTACAACACAAATATCCTCCAGAAAAACAG GATGTAAGAGATACTCCTCACTATCGAATTCTTATTAACAACGCAAGTGGATTTGGCAAATCTACCGCTTACGTTTCTGAGGAAGAGATAACAATCACTGTGGGATTACAG gTTCACCACCCTGATCTTCAAGTCTATTTCTGTGGATATGATGGATCAAAGTATATTTTGCAGCCGTGGTTGAGAGACATCTATCCTCATGACTGA